The Acidobacteriota bacterium DNA segment GTTTCGCCCTCGACAAAACCGATGATAAGCAAATTGCTTTTGGCGTTGAGCTTTAAGGTTTTTGAGTCAATCAAATTCAAATTGCCGCAGGCAAATTGGTGATAAAAATTAAGCGCTCTGGCTTCGGCTTCAATCAAAGACGAATCGGCGGTTTTATATTTTTTGATAATGACAGGGGTGTCCTGTATGGTGGCGCGATAAATCCGGCAATAAGCGTTCTCTTTAATCAGACTTAAAGTGGCAATTTCAAAACCGCTTTCAACCGAGATTTCCGCTTTGAGATTTATCGCTGTCGCCATTAATTAAACCGCCTCCAGACCTCGATAAATTTCGCGCTCTCGGTATCCCAATCCTTAACCGTCGAATGGCAAACGCCCAGTAAAATCGGCAATGTTCGGAACAATGCTTCGCGGGGATAGCTGAGCGATAATTTTTTTATTTGCAAATTACGAATGAAATTTCGCAAGGCATATTTAAAGGTGTTTTGTTGAGGCTCGCGAATCCCTATCCAATTGGCATACTCATCGAGTGAATTGAATTTCTGTCGCGTGCGATAGGATTCGATATGTAAATAAACGATACCCCAGTTTTCAGCCAATACCTGTAAACGAAATTCATCAATGGTGGTATTGGAAATATCGTCAGGCGAAAATTTGAAGATCAATGCCTTATTGTATAAACCGGTTAAATTCATAGCTGCAACTTCAGCATTTTCTTTTGCCAGGTTGGCAAGCAGTTGATTGCGACCTCGATAAGCGGTTTGATATTGACGGTAGGTAATTAGTAAGGCATCGCCCAATGCCAGCGCACACTTATAATAATTGCGACGAATAAAATCGGAGTCTTGACCGCTTTCTACCTTTCGCGCAATTCGCATTGCCCAAAGTAATCCAGCCCCGCGGTTGAGAAGTAAACGGCTTGCCTCAATAACCGGTAATTTATCTTTCAGCGTCTCAGGCGCATAATCATTTAAAATATTTTTATCCCCTTGGATAACGATGTGACCATTCAATAAATCCTGCCACATTAAACAATTTGGCAGATGCTGAATATCTTTGAGGTCTAACGGGCGACTGAAATCGACATGAATACCCAGATTTTTGGCATATTTCTCGCTTATTCGATGAAGAGCTTTATAATCAATTCGCGTTTTTTCTTTTACAACCAACACCAAATCCAAATCATTATAAGGCTGTTCAATGCCATCCTTATAAACAACCCCGCCTTCCCCCCGACCATATCCGCCACCCAAAATCAGGGCTATCAGGTTTTCCCCAAGCGCCAGATAAACCGCTTCACTGATGCGATTCAATGATTCATTTAATCGAAAATTGAACGCGGGCGAAGCCTGTCGGGCATAAACCAACTCAGCAGAGTTTATCGTCTCAAGACAATTTATGGTTTTAATAATTTGAGACATGTTTTTAGCCTCTTAGCCAACGGGTTGCTTAATGCCGGCTTTCCTTTAATCCGGTGACAAACCCGGCGCGACGACCAAGCAATTGCGACATTCTTAAAAACGGCGAAAACCCTGCGGATTTGAACTCCCGTCGGGATAGGCAATATTGCAAATCACTTAATACCTGTCGGGTGAAAGGCAGCAAAGAATATCGCAAGAAGGATTTCTGCCAATTTTCCCAGGCGAAAATTGCCGCATCAGCGCGTCCTTCGCCGAATTGCCGTTTGTAAAATTGTTTTAATGAATAATTATGTGAATGTGAAACCACGGATTGCGGCACATATTCAACTTCATATCCGGCTTGTTTGGCACGCCACGTCCACTCGATATCCTCGGAATAGTGAAGCTGTTCGTTAAACGGCATCTTTTCCCAAACCGAACGTCTGATAGCCGAAGATGCCATCGAAAAACAATGACGCCAATATTTTTGGCGCTCGCCATCGCCAAACGTATCTTCGGTGTCTTTGGCATATAAAGGTTGGCAATCGGTTCGCGGAATCTGTCGTCCAAAAACTGCCGCAACCTTGTCACTGTGAAACCCCTTTAGTAATTCTTCGAGCCAACGGTCATTTTGCGGCGTGCAATCCGAATTCAAAAAAACTACAAATTCACCATCGGTTAATCGCATTCCCTGATTCAACACACGTCCCGGCACATAAGTTCCTTGCGGGATATTGAGCAATTGATGAGCATATTTCTCTGCTTCCTGAGTGGTGCCATCGCTTGATTGATTGTCCAAAACCAGCAATTGGAAATCGTGATTCTGGCGTTTAACCCTTGCGAGGGTTTCCACAACCAACGGCATATCGTTATGTGAACGCATGACTATCCACGTTTCCATAAATCACTTTAATCCAAATCCGGTACGGACATTTTCATCAACTGGAACAGTCCGTCGAGCCGTTGAGGCATTCGAGCAGGGGATACATTACTTGCAAGCATGGCGATTGAATCCTTATCCAAAGCGTCATAGCCATGCATACCCGCAAGGCGTGCTTCCCCCATAAAACTGGGATTGATGAGCACACCGGGGTTGGTCAAAAAAAACAGGTCGCCATATTCATGATTGGCAAAATTGCAGCCATATTCATTCAAATCATTTTCCCGGAGTATTCGACCTCGCGGTTCTTCTTGAAGCGCCTGAATAATTTTTGTGCGAGCCGTATCATTCAGGAACCAGAAGCGCGCCATCGTCGAGTCGTACATTGCGGCGTAATCTTCACCAAACTTCAAACCGAGTTTATCGATGCGCGCCATCAAATTGCACTCATCGGTGGTATTGGTCATGCCGTGGTCTGAAAAAATATAGAGGTTGACTTGGGAATATTTTTGCTCAGCCAGTTTGACGATTCTTCGCAGGTTACGGTCATACCATTGAATCTTTTCTTCGACGATTGGGGCTTCCGTACCGTGAGCATGAAGAATGGCATCCATCGCTGCTAAATAAACATACGCAAAGGTGACACCACCGTTGTCAATCGCCCTTTCCAGCGCCAATAAATTATCCGCTTCTTTGGCTCGCCAATCCGACAGATAGAACGGAATGTTGCGCTCGCGAAGTTTGTCAAAAATGGTTGGGGAGCCGTCGTTAATTCCACCTGTCTGGTAGAGGTCTCGTTTTTCCGAATAATCGAACAGGGGCAAATAGTCAAACGGCAGGTTGTAAATTTGGAAATAGCCGGTATAGCCGTAAAATTTCTGAATAACTTTACTCATCATTCGGCGAACCCGCCCGCGCCGAGTAATCGAATCGGGCAAAATGCTCAAGCAACGACACAACGAAAACGGCGAATTTTCCGGGTCATATTTGAAAAAGGACAGGTGTCGATGTTCATATGGCATTTTGCCCGTCAATATCGTCGGGATGCAGGTAGAGCTATAGCCAAGCACGGTTCCCAGCGGCGCTTTGGTAGTCAGGAAATCATCCATAAAATGGTGCTGCTGTAAGATTTCCCAACCGAACGCATCAATGAAGGTAAAGATACTGATGGATTTCATTGGCTATTGCTTAGACCTTCGACAATTAATTTTCAAATGCCCGAATCGCTTCATCTTTACAGTTATAGATGTCAAAAATGCGATGCATCCTGACGAGTTCAAAAAGCGCGCGCACGGGTTTACCCAGTGAACAAAGTTTTAAATCACCGCCCTGAGCATTCAATTGCCGCAAACAGGACAAAATCGCGCCAAGTCCGGAACTGTCAACAAAGTTCACCCGCTCTAAATCGAAAACCACTTTTTTGCGCTCATTAATTACCGAACCAACGTCGCGTTTGAATTCTTTAACATTGCTGGCATCCAGCGTATCTGTTGGCAAAAACACCACTGTTACACTTCCTACTCTTTCTAAAATCGGTTCCATTAACAATTCCTCCTAATTTTTTTCTTCATCACAATGAAATTTTTTCCGCTCTCATCGCAGAAATACTCAACCGAGTCCATAATCGAATCGATGATGAACAAACCAAAACCTCCATCACGCGAGCCATCAAACGATGGGGGAACCACCTTATTCGGATTAAAATGGCGTCCTAGATGGTGGATTTGAAATCCCAAGGTTCCTGATAAATATTCAGCCTCAAGATGAATCAACTGATTGGGGTCACTATCGTAGGCATGCAAAATGATATTGGTAATCGCTTCATTGATTGCCAGTTTTAACTGTGCCACGATTTCGCTTTCGGGTTTTAAAGAAAGCAACCTATCACTTACTTCTTCAACAAATTTTCTTGCCGCTTTCAGGCTTTGCAGATTGGATTTGAGTTCAATTTCCATTCGGTCACTGTGACTCTCCGGCTGTGGTTTTGACTCCTGAAAATGTTTGACCTCTGCTGTTGACGCGGGTTCGATTTTCACGGCTACACAGGTAAAATCATCGGCAAATTTTTCTGATTGGGTAAATTCAATAACCGTTTTGCGAATCGCCTGAACCAGATCGGTTTCCGATAATTCCTGAAATTTCATAATGCAATCGGCCAGGCGAGCCTCGCCAAACATCTCCCCATTCGGACTTTTTGCTTCGGTTACCCCGTCGGAATAAAAAATGAAAACGTCCCCGAACCGAAATTCTCTTTCTACCTGTTTGTAGGTTTCATTGGGATAGATTCCCAGCGGCAAATTTTCGCCTTCCAACATGAAATACTGCTTTTCATTTTTTTGATAATGAATGGTCTTGGTATGCCCACAATCGACAAAGCAAAGCTTTTGCTTTTGCGTATCAAACCTCGCATAACAAATCGTAACGAAGCTATCGAATTCCATCAGTTGTTGAGTTAATTGGGCGTGTACCCGACGCAGGATTTCTTCGGGTGCCGGAAGTCCCGAGGGGTGTTGCAAATTGGCTAATTGACCGGCAGCCCGCATGATTTGATTTTTGGTTCCGGCTCCGAGAAGGGCAGCCGGTATCCCTTTGCCCATCACGTCTCCAACAATGACATCCAGGCAATTTTCTTCATGTTTGATAAAATCATAAAAATCCCCGTCAATGCGTTGTGATGGAATACTCATAGCCGAGATTTTCAAACCGGCTATATTTTCAGGGATTTTTCCAAGCAATAGGGTTTGTTGGATTTTGGAACCGATTTCTATCTCTTGAACCAATTTGGCATTTTCAATTGATTCCTGCATCAATCGTTCATTTTCAAGAACGATGGCTCCCTGATGCGTGAGCGCCTCAATTAATTTTTTTGCCCGCGAATCGAAAACCGGTGCGCTCCGGTCTTCACTCCAAATCTCAATAGCGCCTAAAACCGCGTGACGAGTCGCAATCGGCACCACCAGAACTCCGGTTGCCAGTGCCAATTCAGGGTCGGATTCGCGAAATTCATCGATACGCGATATCGAATTGATGATGAACGTCTTCCCTTCTTCGACGGCTTTGTGGATGAGACCGTAGCCATCAAACCGTTTATCAATATGAGTGATATGTTTCCGGGCAACCGGTTCCAAGCCTTTTTCAGAATTAATCCAAAAAATCGCTTTCAAATTCTCATGAATCGAAACCGCTTTATCCATGATGCGCCGCAATACCATTCGCGGATTTTTCAAAACCCGCAAATCGGTGCTGATTTCATATATGGTTTCCAGACTTTCCCAACTGATACTGAGTTCTTCCAGAAGTGATTCTTCCTGATTTTGCATCGCGACTTTTTCAATGGCTTTTTCAATCAGCCGTGAAAAGACCTCTCGCAAATGGCTTTGGGTTTCTTCAAAACATAAAAGCAGGTTACCGATTGGCGAATATTCAAAGCTGATCTCCAGCCGCTCCTGTTTTCGCAGGGTTGAACAGGCAAAGGAGTTTATGGAGTCGTCTTTAAAACCCAGACATGAACAGTTTTTATTTTTAATCAACCATTGCCAATCCGAGTTGGATTCAAAACCGATGCTAATCCCAAGCGCATACGCCAGCGGTTCGGCAATGCCACCGAACTCTTCCAAAAATCTATCCCTTATAGATATGGTTTGCGGCGCAAGGGCGTAATCTGGCAGCGTATTAAGGGCGTTTGTACTCAAAATTCGTCTCCGGGTTGGTTAATACAATCGGCTTTTTATGCGGGGGCAAGCCAAATTCGAGTAATATTTTTACCAGCGATGATGGCGCGATGGGTTTGGCGCACGAGGCATTCGCTCCGGCTTCCAGGAAATCTCCCTGATTATCTTCAAATGACCGGGCGGTTAGAACGATTATCGTGAGGTTGTCGAACGCCTGGTTCGCGCGTATATGATTGATGACATCCAAACCGGACATCCCCGGTAAGACAAAATCGAGAAGTAAGCCATCAGGTTGGAAACGATTGATGACTTCAATCGCCTGTTCGCCGCTATAGGCAACCGCTACGTCGTACCCTTCTTTTTTCAGAATAAATTCCAGAAATCTGGCGATATGACGTTCATCATCGACAACTAATATTTTGGTTTTGTGACTGTGATCCGAACTGTTGTTAAACATGTTCCACTCGGCTTTAGGAAGTTCGTAAAGGAACAAGTTAAACTTGTCGGGGAGGAAGGTTGGTTAATGCGCTTAGCAATTGGAAAGTTTGAAGCGATTTCCCGCTTATACTTTCAGCAATGAGAAAAAGCTTTTTTTACTGGCTTTTTCTTAATTTTTTGTTCAAACAAGGGAATTTCTTTTGTCTTCTAAAATTACCGCCCCCAAGTTAGCATAGACCTCGTTATTTGTCGTGAGTTTTTTTTCAGCCCCCTGGGGTTTTATCTGAACCCCAAATTAGTGATAATTTTTCTATTCCCCCTTAAACAATATTTGGAGTAAATACGAATGAACGTTAAAACTGGAATCATTGCAGCGGCTGGCTCGGGAACCCGTATGTTGCCGGTGACTTTAGGCTATCCCAAAGAGTTGCTTCCCATCATCAACAAACCGGCATTGCAACTCATTGTTGAAGAGTTCATTGATGCGGGCTTAAATAAAGTGGTCATCGTTACCGGAGCCAATCCCGACCCTTTGCACAGGCAATATGATTTAGCGGCTGCGCCACCGCACGGCAAATACCCGGCACTGGATGAGTTTGTAAACAAACTCGAGGGGATTGAAATTGTCTTTGAACCCCAAAAGGGACCTTATGGCAATGGCACACCGTTGTTGGTTGCGCGTCCCCATATCCCCGAAGGCGAAGGATTTGTTTACGCTTATGGCGACGACATCATTAAAGCCAAAACTTCGTTTGCCAGACAACTCATCGAAAAACACCAACAAACAGACGCAGTGGTTGTTGGCACACAAAAGGTCGCCTGGGAAGACGTGGTGCGTTATGGGATTGCTCAAATTAAAGAGGGATCCACTGAAAACGAATTATTCGATGTGATTGAAAAACCGGCGCGTGAAGAAGCCGCATCGAATCTGGCGATGTTCGGAAGATTTGTGCTGTCTCCGGCAATCATTCAAATCTTATCGGAAATTCCTTTAGGCAAATCGAATGAATTATGGCTAACCGATAGTGTCCGCGAATACATTAAACGCGGCGGAAAAGTGGTTGCCGAATCGGTTAAAGATGGCGAATGGCTAACCATCGGCGACCCGATTAATTATTTAAAAACCTTGATGGAATATGCGCTTTCCGACGAAGAAATTCGCAAGGCGCTCGAACCCCGAATCCATCATTTGTTGAACCGCTAAATAGATTAGCGAATTAACCTGAATTTCATTTAGCTCAAATAACCATTGATTTGAGCTAAATGACGGGTTATTTTGTGCCTGAAAATAAATCATTTTCCTGGGAATCGATTTTAAGTCTTTACCTAAACCCCTCCTACTTGTAAATCCTCAGCTCAAATTCATTGCCCCTCACTCCTGGGTTATCGGTTTATCGAATCAATGGATATTGCTCTATGTTGGAAGACGCTTATTACAAAACTTCGCTCATCGATGAAGTTTATCAGCGACATGCAGGAATCGGGTTAACGAAAAACTGGCGATTTCTCAAGAAAAAATATGTGTGGGTTACGGTAATCGCCAGCGCCAAAATCCTGAAACGAGCCATTGATATTATCGCTGCTGCCAGCGGCTTATTGCTGTTATCGCCGGTTTTTTTATTTGTGGCGCTTTCAATAAAACTGACCGATAGAGGGCAGATACTTTTCTGGCAAACTCGTGTGGGGTTATGGGGAAAAGAATTTTCCTTTCCCAAATTTCGTTCCATGGTTATCAATGCCGAAGCTTTGAAAGACCGGTTATTGGAGCAAAATGATCATGGGGATGGCATCACCTTCAAAATGAAAAAAGACCCGCGTATCACCTGGATTGGGCGAATTATTCGCAAATTCAGCATTGATGAATTGCCGCAACTCTGGTGCGTGTTAAAAGGCGATATGTCGCTTGTGGGCCCACGCCCTCCGGTTCCGCGCGAAGTGGCGCTATATACGCTGGCAGACCGCAGACGTCTGGATGTGGTTCCGGGGCTTACCTGCATCTGGCAGGTAAGCGGGCGGGGTGACATTCCCTTTCACGAACAGGTCAAACTCGATGTCCAATATATCGAAAGTCACAGTGTGTGGTTCGATATTTTATTACTTTTGAAAACCATTCCGGCAGTGATTCTAGGTAAAGGCGCTTATTGATATGGCAATCAATCGACCTCCTAAACCGGTGATTAACGAAGCGTATAAACGGGAACTTTATCTGCAATTTTCCCGCATCGGAATTTTGCGATTAAGAGTGAAAAGATTGATGCGGGGTTTCACCTGGTTTTTTATTATCCAATTGCTTTCAACCTCGAAACGTGTGGTCGATTTCAATATCGCTTTGCTACTCACCATCCTCCTTTCACCTTTGTTGATAATCTCCGTGTTACTGCTAAAACCAACCGGACATGTTTTATTGAAAACGCGAAAACTCGGACGATGGTGTGCCCCATTTGATGAATTCGCCTTTCGAGTGCCTGGTCATTTAATCGGACGGTTAATCAGGAAAACCGGCATTTCAAAACTCCCGGTATTATTCAATATTTGGCAGGGGGATATGTCATTTGTCGGACCACGCGCCGCGCTTCCCGGAGAATTAAGTCCGCGCGATAAGCTTGTCAGACGTCGTTACAATGTTCGACCCGGCTTAATTTGTCTCTGGTGGATTCGCAATCGCGCCAATATCGATTATGGCAACGAAGCGCTCTCAGACAGTGAATACATCGACAACCAGAGTTTGATGGGTGATTTGGCGATTGCTTTGCGGGCTATTCCGGCAATCCTTTATGGCAAAGGCGTGGTTACCGCTCCCGACCAATTAAAAATCCTGGGGGCGAAAATTGTTAATCTCACAATGCAAGAGACGGTTGATACCATCCTTGAAAAACTTCGTGGACACACCAGCAATCAAATCTGTTTTATCAATGCCGATTGCGCCAATCTCGCCTATGACGATAGGGAGTATTTGGGAATTCTCAATCAGGCAGAATTGACGCTTGCCGATGGAATCGGGATGAAACTTGCCGGAAAAATTTTACATCAGGAAATTAAACAAAACGTCAACGGTACAGACCTCTTCCCAAGATTATGTGCGGCATTAGAAAGCACCGATAAAAAAATCTACCTGCTTGGCGCAAAACCCGGTATCGCCAATCTGGTCAAAGAGTGGATTCATTCAAATTATCCTCAGACGATGATCAGCGGTTGTCGCGATGGTTTTTTTTCAGCAGATGAGAATGAAGCCGTCGTCCAGGCAATCGCCGATTCCGGAGCCGATATTTTGTTGGTGGCATTGGGCGCGCCCAAACAAGACAAATGGATTCATCAAAATCTCGCTAAAACCGGTGTAAAAATCGCAATGGGCGTTGGCGGGCTGTTTGATTTTTACTCCGGTCGAATCCCGCGCGCGCCGCAGTGGATGCGCGAAATGGGATTGGAATGGTTCTATCGGTTTTACCAGGAGCCGAAAAGAATGTGGCGGCGTTATTTTGTTGGAAACTTTGTTTTCTTATTCCGCGTCCTTAAAGAAAAATTTTTAACCAAAGGAAAATCCATATGAAAGCCATAATCATTGCGACAGGAAAAAATTATGATCTCGCAGCCCTGAATGAACATTATCCCACTCCTTTAATTCCCCTGGTCAACCGACCTTTTATTCAACACGTGATTGAATATCTGGTTGATAATGGAATCACCGCGATGGAATTTATCGTCAGTTATTTGCCTGAGAAAATTGAAAAATTTATCGGGGATGGAACGCGCTGGGGAATCAAGGTCAATTTTCATCTGTGTCGGGATGAAGAAACGCCTTACAGAAAGCTGAAAGAAGTCTGTTTATTATTAAACTGTGACGAAAGATTCGTACTGGCTCATGCTGATCGTTTGCCGCAAATTAAAATCGAATCCTTAACCGAGCCGACCATGTTTTATAACGAATGCAATCGCCAATGGAGCGGGTGGGCATTACTCAGCAACCTCAATATTTTAAGTCTTCCCAAAAATGCCGACGAGGAGGTTTTAAAAGCTCATCTTGCCTTTGCAGAAAAATGTTCAACGGAAGTGTCGCCGGTTATGTTGAGCCTGCAATCTTATGAAGACATCCTGGCATCTCAGGAAGCCGTGATGAAAAAGCAATTTCCGGATTTAATGCTCAATGGCAAAGAAGCCAGCGACGCGGTTTGGCTTTCACGAAATGTTTCATTACATCCCACGGCAAAATTATTTGCGCCGGTATTTATTGGTGATAATTGTCGCATCGGGATGGGCGCTCATATCGGACCTAATGCGGTCATCGCCAATGATTGCGTTCTGGATTCCAAAAGTACGGTTGCCAATTCCCTGATTTTTTCCGGCAGTTATATTGGAGAAGCTCTGGAATTAAACGAAGCAATTGTCGATAAAAACCGTTTGATTAATACACGCTTTGGCATTGCGGTTTCGGTT contains these protein-coding regions:
- a CDS encoding glycosyltransferase; its protein translation is METWIVMRSHNDMPLVVETLARVKRQNHDFQLLVLDNQSSDGTTQEAEKYAHQLLNIPQGTYVPGRVLNQGMRLTDGEFVVFLNSDCTPQNDRWLEELLKGFHSDKVAAVFGRQIPRTDCQPLYAKDTEDTFGDGERQKYWRHCFSMASSAIRRSVWEKMPFNEQLHYSEDIEWTWRAKQAGYEVEYVPQSVVSHSHNYSLKQFYKRQFGEGRADAAIFAWENWQKSFLRYSLLPFTRQVLSDLQYCLSRREFKSAGFSPFLRMSQLLGRRAGFVTGLKESRH
- a CDS encoding alkaline phosphatase family protein; the protein is MKSISIFTFIDAFGWEILQQHHFMDDFLTTKAPLGTVLGYSSTCIPTILTGKMPYEHRHLSFFKYDPENSPFSLCRCLSILPDSITRRGRVRRMMSKVIQKFYGYTGYFQIYNLPFDYLPLFDYSEKRDLYQTGGINDGSPTIFDKLRERNIPFYLSDWRAKEADNLLALERAIDNGGVTFAYVYLAAMDAILHAHGTEAPIVEEKIQWYDRNLRRIVKLAEQKYSQVNLYIFSDHGMTNTTDECNLMARIDKLGLKFGEDYAAMYDSTMARFWFLNDTARTKIIQALQEEPRGRILRENDLNEYGCNFANHEYGDLFFLTNPGVLINPSFMGEARLAGMHGYDALDKDSIAMLASNVSPARMPQRLDGLFQLMKMSVPDLD
- a CDS encoding STAS domain-containing protein, producing the protein MEPILERVGSVTVVFLPTDTLDASNVKEFKRDVGSVINERKKVVFDLERVNFVDSSGLGAILSCLRQLNAQGGDLKLCSLGKPVRALFELVRMHRIFDIYNCKDEAIRAFEN
- a CDS encoding SpoIIE family protein phosphatase, whose product is MSTNALNTLPDYALAPQTISIRDRFLEEFGGIAEPLAYALGISIGFESNSDWQWLIKNKNCSCLGFKDDSINSFACSTLRKQERLEISFEYSPIGNLLLCFEETQSHLREVFSRLIEKAIEKVAMQNQEESLLEELSISWESLETIYEISTDLRVLKNPRMVLRRIMDKAVSIHENLKAIFWINSEKGLEPVARKHITHIDKRFDGYGLIHKAVEEGKTFIINSISRIDEFRESDPELALATGVLVVPIATRHAVLGAIEIWSEDRSAPVFDSRAKKLIEALTHQGAIVLENERLMQESIENAKLVQEIEIGSKIQQTLLLGKIPENIAGLKISAMSIPSQRIDGDFYDFIKHEENCLDVIVGDVMGKGIPAALLGAGTKNQIMRAAGQLANLQHPSGLPAPEEILRRVHAQLTQQLMEFDSFVTICYARFDTQKQKLCFVDCGHTKTIHYQKNEKQYFMLEGENLPLGIYPNETYKQVEREFRFGDVFIFYSDGVTEAKSPNGEMFGEARLADCIMKFQELSETDLVQAIRKTVIEFTQSEKFADDFTCVAVKIEPASTAEVKHFQESKPQPESHSDRMEIELKSNLQSLKAARKFVEEVSDRLLSLKPESEIVAQLKLAINEAITNIILHAYDSDPNQLIHLEAEYLSGTLGFQIHHLGRHFNPNKVVPPSFDGSRDGGFGLFIIDSIMDSVEYFCDESGKNFIVMKKKIRRNC
- a CDS encoding response regulator, yielding MFNNSSDHSHKTKILVVDDERHIARFLEFILKKEGYDVAVAYSGEQAIEVINRFQPDGLLLDFVLPGMSGLDVINHIRANQAFDNLTIIVLTARSFEDNQGDFLEAGANASCAKPIAPSSLVKILLEFGLPPHKKPIVLTNPETNFEYKRP
- a CDS encoding sugar phosphate nucleotidyltransferase gives rise to the protein MNVKTGIIAAAGSGTRMLPVTLGYPKELLPIINKPALQLIVEEFIDAGLNKVVIVTGANPDPLHRQYDLAAAPPHGKYPALDEFVNKLEGIEIVFEPQKGPYGNGTPLLVARPHIPEGEGFVYAYGDDIIKAKTSFARQLIEKHQQTDAVVVGTQKVAWEDVVRYGIAQIKEGSTENELFDVIEKPAREEAASNLAMFGRFVLSPAIIQILSEIPLGKSNELWLTDSVREYIKRGGKVVAESVKDGEWLTIGDPINYLKTLMEYALSDEEIRKALEPRIHHLLNR
- a CDS encoding sugar transferase, producing the protein MLEDAYYKTSLIDEVYQRHAGIGLTKNWRFLKKKYVWVTVIASAKILKRAIDIIAAASGLLLLSPVFLFVALSIKLTDRGQILFWQTRVGLWGKEFSFPKFRSMVINAEALKDRLLEQNDHGDGITFKMKKDPRITWIGRIIRKFSIDELPQLWCVLKGDMSLVGPRPPVPREVALYTLADRRRLDVVPGLTCIWQVSGRGDIPFHEQVKLDVQYIESHSVWFDILLLLKTIPAVILGKGAY
- a CDS encoding WecB/TagA/CpsF family glycosyltransferase; translation: MAINRPPKPVINEAYKRELYLQFSRIGILRLRVKRLMRGFTWFFIIQLLSTSKRVVDFNIALLLTILLSPLLIISVLLLKPTGHVLLKTRKLGRWCAPFDEFAFRVPGHLIGRLIRKTGISKLPVLFNIWQGDMSFVGPRAALPGELSPRDKLVRRRYNVRPGLICLWWIRNRANIDYGNEALSDSEYIDNQSLMGDLAIALRAIPAILYGKGVVTAPDQLKILGAKIVNLTMQETVDTILEKLRGHTSNQICFINADCANLAYDDREYLGILNQAELTLADGIGMKLAGKILHQEIKQNVNGTDLFPRLCAALESTDKKIYLLGAKPGIANLVKEWIHSNYPQTMISGCRDGFFSADENEAVVQAIADSGADILLVALGAPKQDKWIHQNLAKTGVKIAMGVGGLFDFYSGRIPRAPQWMREMGLEWFYRFYQEPKRMWRRYFVGNFVFLFRVLKEKFLTKGKSI
- a CDS encoding sugar transferase, whose protein sequence is MKAIIIATGKNYDLAALNEHYPTPLIPLVNRPFIQHVIEYLVDNGITAMEFIVSYLPEKIEKFIGDGTRWGIKVNFHLCRDEETPYRKLKEVCLLLNCDERFVLAHADRLPQIKIESLTEPTMFYNECNRQWSGWALLSNLNILSLPKNADEEVLKAHLAFAEKCSTEVSPVMLSLQSYEDILASQEAVMKKQFPDLMLNGKEASDAVWLSRNVSLHPTAKLFAPVFIGDNCRIGMGAHIGPNAVIANDCVLDSKSTVANSLIFSGSYIGEALELNEAIVDKNRLINTRFGIAVSVADDFILGNLHKNHIRESLTFFFSRLTATLLLILTSPLILLIALVLKITKGQAFYQYEAIKLPAASDAKAWSKIQVYSFLPYSNGYQKNRGISDIFLRLLPGLINIAKGELHFVGVRPLPKYRVELLPHDWQSLYLNSKAGIITETFVLYGENATTDEIYSAETYYSVMSGFSYDLKLLLRYLLRITKLNHSQSNKKARLQE